In Deltaproteobacteria bacterium, the genomic stretch TTTTTTGATATTGGCGTGATAAATTCAATTACTAAACGTCAATTGTCTTCAAAAACTAAAGAATATGGTGAAGCTTTAGAACATCTTATTTTTATGGAACTTCATGCTTTTAAAACTTACTCTCAAAAAAATATAGAATTAAATTTTTGGAATTCGCCAAGAAATGGAGAAGTAGATTTTATTCTTAATGAAGAGATAGCAGTTGAAGTAAAATCAAGCGAAAATATTTCTGTTCAACATCTTCAGGGGCTTGAGCTTTTAACAAAGAATGAAAAAATGAAAAGGCAAATTGTTGTTTGCCAAGAAAAGCATCGAAGAAAAATTGGAAATGTTGAAATTATTCCTGTGATTAGTTTTTTAGAGGGCTTATGGGGCGGTGAATTCGTATAGTCTGTAAGGGCCGGGCCATACTACAACGCGAGGGTTATTTAATAAAATCCAATAAACTTGGTTGAATCATTTTTCCAGAAGTTTCCAAAGTAGCTTTCAATGCGGAGTCGGCTTTATTGATGTCGGATACAACTTGAAAAACATCAGCATCCTCTAACTGAGAAGCGGTAAGTTTATTGTCGAAGATGGATTTTTGCAGAGAATCCAGAGTTCCGTTAATAGTCATAATTCTTGAGCCTAGCTCGGAACGCGCTAAAACGACTTGTGAAATGGACTGATCAATTAAATCTAGAGATTGTTGAATTCCTTCTTTGTCATTCGTTTTTAATGAGACTTCTAGTCCTCCAAGCACTTGAAATATATTTGTACCCGGATCTTGATTAGAAGGATCTTTAGTCCCGATTTTTGTTGCTTTTCCATAACTGGCAGGACCGCGAAGCAGAACTTTATTTTCTTGATCCACTGAAAAAATTTGTTCTGACTCGGATTCTTTTTGTCGTAAAGGATTTAAATCTTCGACTTTGGTAGGTGTGATTTGCCCGGGCCGAACCAGCCCATCTTTAGAAATTCCTTGCCCTAAAAAGACAGAGCTTCCTGGCAGGTTGACGGCCACGAATTGATCTTTATGGGTTTGCATTTTTAAATCCCCATTATCCCCAGAGTAATCCCCATTTTTATCAAAAGGCATGGTCTGGGTTTTAAAGCCAGAAAATATATAGCGTTCTCCGAGTTTTCGATTTCCAACTTGCACTGCTTGATTAAAAATCTGCTGAATTTCTTGAGCCGTCACATTTCTAGTTTGTTCATTTCCAGAGGCATCACTGGCCTGGCTAATGGCAAGCTCTTTGGCCCTGACAAGTAATTCAGATAATTCGTTGAGGGATTGGTCCGAGAACTCAAGAAAAGATTTTGCTTGAGTTATGTTTTTCACAAATTGCCCACTCGTTCTTTCCTCCGTGCGAGAAGAGAGAACTCGAGTTGTTGCTAGAGGGTCATCGGAAGGCTTGTTGATTCTTTTTTGGGTAGCTGCTTGATTTTGCAACTCAGACATGTCAGTGCGGTTTTTACTGATA encodes the following:
- the flgL gene encoding flagellar hook-associated protein FlgL gives rise to the protein MRIADKMNYNQAQKNISKNRTDMSELQNQAATQKRINKPSDDPLATTRVLSSRTEERTSGQFVKNITQAKSFLEFSDQSLNELSELLVRAKELAISQASDASGNEQTRNVTAQEIQQIFNQAVQVGNRKLGERYIFSGFKTQTMPFDKNGDYSGDNGDLKMQTHKDQFVAVNLPGSSVFLGQGISKDGLVRPGQITPTKVEDLNPLRQKESESEQIFSVDQENKVLLRGPASYGKATKIGTKDPSNQDPGTNIFQVLGGLEVSLKTNDKEGIQQSLDLIDQSISQVVLARSELGSRIMTINGTLDSLQKSIFDNKLTASQLEDADVFQVVSDINKADSALKATLETSGKMIQPSLLDFIK